The Nicotiana tabacum cultivar K326 chromosome 1, ASM71507v2, whole genome shotgun sequence genome segment taaacgatggaaaatttatttttgttttgaatttgtgggagtaattcatatatatggcaaaaattacgtgctcacacacccgaggcccccggaacctcaaccaaacatgaaaacatatcccataacctcattcaaacttgctccaaccttcggaatgctcaaaacaacatcaaaacaccaaattcgtatcggattcaagcctatgaattccaaaatcttctaaattatgcttttgataaaaaacccagccaaaccacgtccaaatgacctgaaatattgcacacacatcccaaatgatacaacggaactactgcaactctcataattccattccgacccctatatcaaaatctcacctatcaaccgaatttcgctaaaaatccaatttcgccaattcaagcctaaatctactccgggccaccaaaattcattccgatcacgctcctaagtcccaaatcacctcccgaagctatccgaaccctctaacgcataggtcaacatccggttgacttttccatctTAAGCTTcgtcaaaagagactaagtgtctcaaaccttaccaaatccttttcgaacccgagccaaccaacccgataactcatagaaccgataaacaaagcaataagaagcggGAATAGGGGAAActgagtggtaactcatgagacgactggccgggtcgttagaacaagccatttcttggtcttaacattcttttcccatttcctcaagtcctcagcgttgcagtcagctcttgtttttggcaTATCTTCTCCTTTAACATTATTTTTTGTAGTAGACAGGGGACCATCAGTAACTATGTTCcaaagttcatagtcttctcctatgatgtggtaTCTCATCCTATTCTTCCACCAGGAATAGTTCTGgtcattaaagagtggaggcctagtagtggattgcccttcccagtttccaggtggtgcactcatcttgatatGTTCTTAAGgtattagcctcttcaaggataaactgctctgataccaattgatgttttagacttcaataccatacaagggggggggggggttgatttgtgtggtacccaatttttgcttaacttgattatagaaggacctggtccttctatgtgttccaactaccaCTGTTGCCGAATGataagtacagaaaataaagaacacagagattttacatggaaaatacctggctcaaaaggtgaaaaaatcacgacctaccttccagtaggattttcccaaactctgcactaaaatcactgagccaaaaactacatttacaaaaactcttttgtaaacctaggattaactctaatcccgttgtggcacacaacctcaactattgcgacaacttcaagttaactctaacttgaaaactctaagtacataatacaattgcttctataaaagctAAAAGGTataatgtaaaatcacctactacaattgaactagaataaaagatagacacttggaattggttcttctatctggttcaagtagcttcaggattgcacgcttgaatcacacataaattgcttgcaaaattgccttgctattttgctctcaattcacgtttaattTCTGCTTATGTGCAACTCAtgtaatgtgagaacatcctgcaatttatagagttagtagatgaagaaataactagagttctgatgcaactcttccttggtggaagagttctagttgatttcaacttctaactccttccctatcttggatagtgttctctttgattaaggagtcctttTTCTTATCATTTATGCAACCTATTCGATCAGAagatattaaatacaccaagttaagcttatctccttcacgagcagcccacatgctcgaatctatCCGTTTTTCTGCACCTGAGGGATGGACCCGGTTCATGtgtgagttcctttgtcaatcttcaaaacttaaCCTTTACTTAGGCCAACATAAAGAAATATtaaacatacatatatataaagcATCGGTATATCTCTCCACCTTGAATCGTATTTATAATATATTGAAAAAAAACTATTCACCAAATCAATAAATAAGATTCATTAATTTACAATTAAGAAAAAAGAATAGTTTGCATGTGAAAAAATCTATTTCCATCTGGGATGCGAATATGAGGTTTATAATGCATGATCGAAGGGACTCATACCATAATTTCTGATAGAAGATAGATATAGGAAATCAAGATTAGTAGCCGATTTAAATATTATTCTCATGTTTGGATGTGAGGTTAGATTGGAGGAGTTTCGCTATACACTTCATTCTAACCAAAAATCCCAAAGCTTGACCTtggtaaaaataaaagtaatCATATGTCAATTTACATTGATTATTCAAAGAAATTTGTACGTTATTCTTTTAATGACCTTAAagctttattttaatataatacaGATACTAATTTAAAATGCATCATACTATAACACTCATATACACGTGCAACGGACGTGCAGAgaaactagttattataaaagtggGAAGCCCTTAACTAAAAAGTTAAATTACCTAAATGTTCTTCTTTTAACTACCTTATTTATACCAAAAATTTTAAATATACACCAAATTTATTTGAAGGGATGTGATGCTTCACATTAGTGAAAGTGGTGACTCTTCACAATCTTTAAATCTAAAGGTGACATTTTTAACTCTATCaattgaaattataaaataagtaaataaacataaatcaatatttattataaaattggGAAGATCTTAACTAAAAAGTTAAATTACCTAAATGCCCTTCTTTTAACTATATTATTTATACCAAAATTTTTAAATAAACACCAAATTTATTTGAAGGGATGTGATGCTATAACAGCTTCCGGTTTAGGTGGGCAACCTGGCAAACATCTCTTCAGTAGATTCTCATTCTTTCATCTGAAAGAGTTCATAATCATGAACCAACATGTTAATGTGTGTTTCCTTTACTTTGTTGGTTCCTTCATATGTAACTTCAAGCTTATCCAACATCTCTTTGGCCGTATCAAAACTGGAGATTTTCTCATACTCTTCCCCACTTATAGCATTGTAGAGCAAATTTATCGCCTTATTGTTGACTTGTACAACTGCCATTTGCTCATCTGTATATGAATCTATATATTTGGGATCAACAAGTGGTTGAGCGGTAGCCGGCAGGGGATAGTTCACCTTTTTGATAACTCTCCAGACTTTAACATCATAAGCCTTTGCATATATTTCCATATGCACTTTTCAGTGGGAGAAATATTGTCCATTAAAGTATGGTGGCGTTACTTGCGAAGTTCCTTCTTGGAAGAGTGCTCCTATGATAACTTGATTTGCCATTATCTTTTCTCACAAGctgttaagcaaaagaaaaatgtgagccttgctttgataccaattgaaagtacaagaggaggggtaaaatgtttatttttaaaattaatcgcTACCAGTTGACTAGTTTTCTAATTAGTCGACTAGATATAATAACTTGATAATGGTAATGATAGAATTTAAGATGCAGAAATTAAATGCAGGAATTAAAGATACCgaaatttttatactggttcggattcaatgtgaatcctagtccagtccccttgggttgcaatgGAGTTCTCTTTCAGTGAATGAGTTTCTCGAGTATTTAGTGAATTGTGTGATCTACACCGATAGCTCAGTTCCTATATCACTCATTTCTTTTTGAtacaatgccccagcagtgttgGTCTCactttcttctctaacttgttacacaCCAGGTCTAGTAGAGCTACAATTTTTGTTTGTagtagaacaaagagagggtatttggtttgatcaaagtatgtGTGCTAAGGTACAGATACAAGTTTAAATACTTTGAGAGAGGCTTAAACTCTCGAGAGATTTgccaacccaagagatttgatccttagaacgaaattgattctttccaagaataaggttaTTTCAGCAATGACTTTGTCTTGACGAGTGGCTTTAATGACTTCCCTTATACGTGACTTGATAGCGCCGGATATCCTTCCTTGAATCTTGATCCTTCCAGATTTAGTATACTTGATTGATTATCTTGCAAGATCTTTGATACTCTTGATTGATTTGATTCTTTCAGTCTATCCTTAATTGATTCCGTCAGTATCAATGATTCCTTTAATCTTGGCTGCTTTTCTTGATTTTCTCTGATTGATTCCTTCAATCTTGTATGACATCTATGAGTTCCTTGATCTTCTCTGATTGATTCCTTCAATCTTGAATACTATCCATAAGTTCCTATACAAAgaacaaatatattattttcatcattaaaatCAGATCTAACAAACtcaggagaaaaagaaaaaaaattcatggTTGTGGTTCACATCTATTTGAGACACGACACCTTCTTAAGAGATAAGTTTCTATAGACTTTTTTAACCCTTTTATTTTCGTTGAATAGTGGCTTTTGATTGTGTGATAAATGCAATCATCATATAAGGACCCTAGGATTCATGGGGACCGGTTAACCTGTAACTTCGACATGCGAATGTCACACATCTCATCGGTAGAGTTTTACCAATGGGTTTTTTTTCTACGTCAGGTAAACTCTTACTAGAGTACAATGTGAGTTCTAATATGATTAATTCTTTAATCTATGtgaatttttatctttttcaatTATTAATTATGTTACCTTTTTGAATGATTTGTTggcatttcttttgtttttaggtACTTATATTAACCCGacaattttgattttgatttatcTACAAAGTTCTTAAACAATGTTCAACACTGATGCGGTAACTCCCATGGTATACTGTGGACTCTAATATGATTATTCAATATATATTTAGTCTTGTCTAATTCAATTGatgattgtgagcacgtgatttttgtttcgcgagACAATCGCTccaagagaaataaaaaataacaacaattgatcccgttgtacaattttgagatttttacatggcacttcgttaattgtttatgactttggcccattttttactttattaaaacaaaatacaaaaaatgtacgtgtcatgcatgaTCTGAACTGTAACATGATTGTTAAAAAGAAAAGCATGAACGGGCATCTTTGCCTTTAATTTTGTTCTGTTTAATTTTTACCTGTTTTGAGtcattttaatgtgtgtgcaaataattgtgttaggtgtttattttaatttgattttacttagttttgtatttttataataaaagaaaaaaaaaaaagaccccttccggacttgggccaatttgttaaattggcccaacaaactcagcccaaaacctaggcctgcccggtccagtccagaTGATGCCCAGagagagtccaaacgacgtcgtatggatacagtttgatctgggccgttgatctcagattgatcaacggccaagatcacatttcctatacccacgaacagaacccgacccgtttccacccggaccgacccaaaccccttcaggttgaaacgacaccgttacCCATCAGCATAaaaatcctggcccttcatcgcagctcatccaacggccaagaatcgacccctcactaactatataagcctaggcctttaccctgcccccctatcctaACCCCCAGGCCTTAGTCGTCCCCTCCACAGACCTCAgtcctccaaaccctagccgcccctgtatactttcgccattaaagccggcggcatggatgccggtgaccttcccctgaacaccatagaacccccatgccatcctgaacctaaatctaccaaccacacacttcgaatcaccccccaggtcctcgaatcttcatttgaagattcgagtcaagactcgatctacaccaaccaaccccagcttcataccagacactccccagaccccctcgtgaccaaaccatacttggtttggtccgaatctgatcagggaagcctgaatcccagatctaagtttgaaagttttgtgtccttcatcactggcccatgccagtccgagccaaagagattaaggtctaatggaccttaatcgaagtgtatCTCaactgagaaacacttcgattaaagtctgttcagccttaagagaggtctgtccaaatccgagttcaaatttttaactttgcaAGCTTTAATGTgagtttgttttctttcctttatttgttttagtccgtatgatttgttttaaatatctggtcatgttttgtttcaatttgtgtcTTTAAATTTTACCACCCTCTGAttgaccactttgcctgaaccacagtgttttgtttgaacccctcctattctgataagacatgtATATTGGTTGTATCCCAAATTTGTACTAACTTACTGATTCCTCAAAGTATAATCCtgcttaatcagtataagtcgagtcatgtgtcccatgcttttgaatgtctgatttggctacgtttgtgtatgttaatgctaatatagtcgagtcgacatgtgtcgtcaattagtttcaactgcctgaacaaagttaaatcgatttgcttctattgaacatttgcctgaatcaattaagagccAGTTTGGTTCACTTATAGCTTTTGGATTGTTTGTGCTtagattctgaattggaaggcatgtgcactcgtgcacagcatgtgcattggtgcatctcatgtgctttgtgcacagcctgtggcctgcataaaggtcctttgtttaattttagaatttgggatggactgtttagtgaattccactgccttccccaaagataataatgcgttagactttttaggcgcgacttaattaaattacattcttaaattcgggtgcgcatttatgtgacccaaattcaaatctcaacggagtcgaaatgtgttaacaactacgggtgcattgattgtgtcgtggttcgagatgcattttcacgacgttgcaattctataaaaataaatgataatgataaaagcggtttaaacttaataaaagcacgtaagtcataacatgtatttaaatcagatatttagccattataacaatttaagcgaccgtgctagaaccacgggattcgagggtgcctaacaccttccctcgagtcaacagaattccttacttagaatttctggttcgcagacttcatttggaaaagtcgaaaatttcctcgatttgggattcaagataaaccggtgacttgggacaccaaaagctaaacctttcccaagtggcgactctgaattaaataaataatcccatttcgaatattgttacttaaattggaaaaactccctcgcgcatttaacccttcggggcgggcgcgcaaaaaggaggtgtgacagctctggcgactccgctggggaagaaacccagaaccactggttcagggttcaagaattcgagcttagaataattgttatatttggctttattatctgatctttattacatatttttgcataacgtgctaaatattgtcttttaccgctttgatattatctgaactgtatataaactgtgccgaaacccttctctcttcacctccggggagaagctcgctggtcgagactccctattctgttagtgtcaatacccgaaataagaaagaggacagataagttacgaagccggacggccttttggttcccggtaagttgcccctcctcgactcgagttgtccgctcgggtacacagtctagaacaaataccaaggtttaaacctagtataactcgacttcatgccagatccctagtaggaacgcttatttgcatcatgttgcatttgacttagggggctcaacacatgggttgggtccgtctaggacaagcaaccagaAATGAAAAGGCCACCCtgctgcatcttatttgttttgcgcatttatttgcttcggttccgcatgttgatcggtttctaaaaaaaaaagaaaaatagcagcgtagggagataattacttattttggaaaaataaaaccaatgtccaagtagtgtcgaaacctcgtcggaatttttctaaaaaaaaaatataaaaccaaaagttgtcttttagtttgattcattaaaaaaaaatataaaattgttcTGTTCTTTTTAAGAAagggtatttatttttgaaaaaaataaaaaaaaataattaaaaaaaaagtataataaaaaaatctggaaaactcataattcaaaaaaatgtgttgtttcttttataatacccttttataaattcggactaatagtctaaatattgcaaaaaaaaaaaacaaaaaaaatatttttagtatttatctttctccaaaaacaataaaaatgcttattcttgattactaggtttatttgattttctctattcgcgATATGACCGAACTaagccggtttgattctcgcacggggtgagatacgtaggcaaccctcggcgggtccaacctcccgttttcaaaaaaaaatctagataattttaatttttcgagtctaataaagtttatcgccttaaataaatgtgcaggatgagcacgatacaaaatgaatcgttttcaataatgaccaagatcccttttgagttgcgattatggtggaacgacttaggcaaagaagggcaaggcaaagtgaggaaatatctgaaaaatctcccggatttactaggcattcagcctcggggtgatattatcagatcattggtcacttactgggactcggcgcacaatgtattccatttttcagacttcgaactcaccccgacgctggaggaaatagcgggatacattgggggtgatgaagctccgttaaggttcaagtacttgattgcacctagagccgtcacggtacaccgatttttggactttctgaaaataccccgaacatttcaccatccagatcttgccaaaggcttctgcagtctccatctcatgtatgctagatacggtcatgagggtgggttcaataagccagatttcaaactatgtagtaaaggcaaccggcAAAAATGGGACGAGCACAGGCAATTGGCTTTCATGACGGCTTTattaggtcttatagtgttcccaaggaaggacggcaacatcgatctaagaataactggggttgtcagtactttgcttacccaagataaaagtactctggcgcctatgattatggctgacattttccaggctctcactgtttgtcgagccaggggtgacttcttcgaaggatgtaacctactgttgcaagtatggatgaccgatcatttatgtcatcgctcctcacttgtgggttatggttcgccagagaaaacttgtattggagaattctacacgagaatcaaagggctcaatttacctgagggagtcacatcatggacctcatttctccgaactctcactgccagccaaatccaatggacgctcggatggtcacctatagaggaaatcatatacatgccggcaacccggcctcactttctgttgatgggactgaaaagtatccaaccctatgcaccgtatcgggttttgaggcaacttgggaggtaccaagtggtaccgaaagatgaagatttgagtacccaagtgattgaaatcagtccgcaCGGTCAgttccctgaagaagaagttcgccaaatctggagtgaatgccaacatctgacagcaaacacttgtgtgatcgatacggcaaaaggggaagtcgccccaggatatcacgcttggtttagaggtagcctgtcttacgaaagaccggctaagaggctgcatctcaaagatttcgtagaatcatcccaagggcaatggaactggttagcaaaagagaagggttatcgagcagagattggcgatttgaagctacaaatagatagtttgaaattcgataacagcgtacaaatcacggcggatcgaagcgaaaagaataggttgatccaagagaatgaagaacttaaggcccaagtccaaaaattgagattgtctcttgatgagcaacccagaagtcaatcagaccagcggttgataa includes the following:
- the LOC142164250 gene encoding uncharacterized protein LOC142164250 — its product is MEIYAKAYDVKVWRVIKKVNYPLPATAQPLVDPKYIDSYTDEQMAVVQVNNKAINLLYNAISGEEYEKISSFDTAKEMLDKLEVTYEGTNKVKETHINMLVHDYELFQMKE